The following is a genomic window from Alphaproteobacteria bacterium LSUCC0396.
TTGCTACCGCCGGATGCTTATAGAGCGCGTCTTCAACCTCGATTGACGAAATATTTTCGCCGCCCGAGATGATAATATCTTTTGATCTGTCTTTTAACTGGACATAGCCGTCCGGATGCACAACGCCTAGGTCACCCGAATGGAACCAGCCACCAGCAAAGGCACGATCGGTCGATGTCGGATTTTTGAAATACCCCTTCATCACCACATTGCCGCGCATGACAACCTCGCCAATCGTGGTGCCGTCCCGCGGTACTGGCGCCATCGTTTCCGCATCGACAACATCCAGCCCCTCAAGCGCCAGATAACGCACCCCCTGCCGCGCCTTTAGCGCCGCCTGCTTGGCGTTATCAAGCTGATCCCAGCTAGGATTCCAGTCATTGACCACCGACGGGCCGTAGGTTTCAGTCAGCCCGTAAAGATGCGTTACGTTAAAGCCTGCCTGTTTCATCGCAGCAAGCACCGCTTCGGGTGGCGGCGCGGCGGCGGTAAAGAATTCAACCTCATAATCCAGCTTGGCACTATCAGGCTTGCCCGCCACGACAAGCGACATCACGATCGGCGCACCACACATATGGCTGACGCGGTGATCTAGAATTGCCTTCCAGATATCCTCGGCACGCACATCACGAAGACAGACATGGGTTCCTGAAATCGCCGAAATTGTCCATGGAAAGCACCAGCCATTGCAATGGAACATCGGCAATGTCCATAAATAGACGGCGTGTTTTTTCATTGATGCGGTCAGGGCATTGCCCTGCGCCAACAAATAGGCACCACGATGATGATAGACAACGCCCTTTGGATCGCCGGTCGTGCCTGAGGTGTAATTGATCGAAATCGCATCCCATTCATCATCAGGCATCTTCCAGACAAAATCGGCGTCACCGGCAGCGATGAAATTTTCATACTCAATCTCATCATAGCTAGGCGCCTCACCGCTAAATTCGGGGTCGTCATAAACCACCAGACGCGGGCTGGTCTTGGCCCGTGCCAAAGCCTCACGAATACGCGGTAAAAGCGCAATATCGGTAATCAGAATTTTAGTTTCGGCATGGTCTAGCTGAAACGCAATTGTCGCCGCATCAAGCCGCGTATTTAGCGAATGCAGAACCGCCCCTGACATCGGCACACCGTAATGCGCCTCGATCATTGCCGGGGTGTTCAACAGCATAACCGAAACGGTATCGCCGCGGCCAAGACCGGCCGCTGCCAATACGCTTGCCAATTGCCGGCACCGCGCATAGAGCGACGCGTAATCACGGCGCAATTTGCCGTGGATGACCGCGGTTTGAGCGGGAAACACCATCGCTGCACGCTCAAGAAATGTTAGCGGCGTCAAAGGCTGGTAATTCGCTGGATTCTGGTCAAGCCCGATATCATATGGATTTGTCATTTATGTCGCCCCCTCATCACAAACCAGCGTTGCCTGTTACCATTTTGGATCACGCTTTTCAATAAAGGCGCTGATCCCCTCGGCCGCATCCCGGTGCAGCATATTTTCCACCATTACCCGTGATGCGTAATCATAGGCATCGGCAATGGATAATTCACGTTGTGCATAAAAGGCGCTTTTGCCAATCGCCAAAGTCACCGGCGATTTGCTGGCAATCTTTTGGGCAATAGCATTCACATGATCACCAAGTTCAGCATCATCAACAACAGCGTTAATAAGGCCAATTTCGGCGGCACGATCGGCGGCGACCATATCGCCGGTCAACAGCATTTCCATGGCGTGCTTTGCGCCGACATTGCGCGATAACGCCACCATTGGCGTTGAACAGAATAGGCCAATATGCACACCGGGCGTACTAAAGCGCGCCGATGCAGCCGCATAGGCCAGGTCACAGCTCGCCACCAATTGACACCCGGCGGCGGTCGCAGTTGCCGCCACTTCGGCAATCACCGGTTTCGGATTTTGCAGGATCGACATCATCACCGACGAACAGCGTTTCAGGACATCGGTAAAATAAGCCTCACCACTATCGGCATGGGCGCGGCCGGCGGTCATTTCCTTTAGATCATGGCCGGCACAAAAGGCAGGCCCGTTTGCCGCCAAAATGATAACCCGTACACGGGCATCAACCGCCGCGTCAGCCAATGCCGCGCCCAGCTGGTCTAGCATTGCCTCGGATAGAGCGTTCCGCCGACCCGGGTCATTCAAGGTCAAACGCAATATGCCATCTGCCTTATGCTCACTCTGCAATCGGTCGGATGCCTTGGGGTTTTTGGTTCCTGCCATGGTCGTGCCACCTCGCTCTTCCTCAGGGCTGAAATTTTGCGGCAAAAACGACCGCAAAGTAAAGTATGAACGAAAGTAACGCCTTAAATAGCCGCCCCTAATCAGCTTGTCTCTAGGCGGCGCTCCAGCCAGCGAACCCCTGCCGACACAATCAGTATCACCACCAGATACTCAAGCACCAAAACTGTATAGATTTCCAACGGCCGATATTCGGTCACGACCAATTCATTGGCACGGCGGGTGAGTTCCTGCATCCCAATGACCGACACCAGCGATGACATTTTGAGCATATAAACGAGCTGGTTCCCAAGCGCTGGCAGAATCCGTTTGATCGCTTGCGGCAAAATTACATATCGCATGGTGTCACGATAATTCAACGAAACCGAATGCGCCGCCTCATACTGGCCGCGGTCAATGGACTGGATGCCAGCGCGGAAAATTTCCGCCTGAAACGCACTATCTGAAATTGCCAAAGCCAGTACGCCCGCCCAGAACACCGAAATTGACAGGCTGGCGACTTGTGGCAGCCCATAATAAACCCATAAAATCAGCACTAGAATTGGGATGGCACGCACCAGCTCGACATAGACACGGTTAATCGCCTTAGGCGCACGGCGACGCGACAAACCGGGCAAGGCCACCATCAACCCAAGACAAATCGAGATTAATATTGCCGTCACCGACAGGCCAATGGTGAAATAAAGACCATCAATCAGAAATGACAAATTGCGGCGACCGGTTTCGGTGGCCGGATTGACAACATACCAGCCCCAATTGCCCGAACAGCCGCCAAGACCAAGCAACGCAGCAAGCCCAAGCAGGCGGAATAGCATCGGCGTCGCAGGCGCGCCAAATCCAATGATGTTTTTGACAGCATTTAGCAGCATGATCATCTCACCTCTAATGCCGTAAAATCTGGCTAAGGAACAATTTGCACCGGTCACTTTCAGGCGCGGTGAAAAATGTCTTTGGGGGGCCCATTTCAACAATTCTGCCATGATCCATAAATAGCATAATATCGGCAACCTGCCTTGCAAATCCCATTTCATGCGTAACACAAATCATTGTCATGCCGCTGTCAGCCAATTCTTCAATCACATCAAGCACCTCGGCAATCATTTCCGGATCAAGCGCCGATGTTGGCTCGTCAAACAGCATAATCTTGGGCGCCATGCACAGCGCCCGGGCAATCGCCACCCGCTGTTGCTGGCCGCCCGATAATTGGCCCGGATATTTGTCCAGCTGTTCGGGAATTTTGACCCGCTCAAGATAATTCATCGCCAGCTCGCGTGCCTCGGCCTCGGGCAATTTGCGGGCGCGCACCGGCCCCAGCATCAGGTTTTCCAAAATGGTCAGATGCGGAAACAGATTAAATTGCTGAAACACCATCCCGACATTATTGCGCAAGGCCTCACGCCCGGAAGGGCTGTCATCAACCAGCGTTCCATCAATCCTGATCTCGCCCGCTTCATGCTGTTCGAGCCGGTTGACACAGCGGATTAAGGTTGATTTTCCAGATCCTGAAGGCCCGCAAATTACCAGCTTTTGTCCAAGCGTTATATTCAGTGAAACATTATCTAGCGCCTGAAACGTACCAAAATATTTTGAAACATTGCTGATTTGGATAAAGGGCTTTTGGGTGGGCGCACTCACGATGATTGTAACCTATTCATGTCAATATGCCTCAAATTCATCAGGCATCAAGTTTATTCGCCATCAAGCAGTTCGCATACAGCCTCTCGCACCCGAACTGCACACCCAAAATGCGCACCCAAAATGCGCACCCAAACTGCAAGCTACCCGATTCCGTTCCAATCGGCCAGCCCGCAATCGGCCACGAACAATAAATCGTAGTCGAGACTTGCATTTGGCGGCCGGCAACCTATCTTTAACAATGTGTAAAGAGCAAAATGAATCCCCCGAAATACCAGTCCAAGGAGACTTTTTGATGCGCCTATTGAGAATAGTTACCACATTTTTTGCCGTTATTATGATGTCAGCATCAGCGCAGGCCGCAAGTGCACTAAATGAAATTCTGTCCGGCGGCGTGCTGAAGGTCGGCACCACTGGCGACTGGAATCCAATGACAATGAAGGACACCGCAACCAATAGCTATACTGGCTATGATATTGATGTGATGACCGAGCTTGCCAAGGATCTTGGGGTTAAGGTTGAATTCGTGCCAACTGATTGGAAAACGCTGGTCAGCGGCGTGACATCGGGCAAATACCATATGACCGGTTCTGCCTCTATCTCGCCAAGCCGCGCCAAAGCTGCGGGCTATTCAAACAGCTATTTCTCACTGGCGACCGTACCGCTTACGCTAAAGAAAAATGCAGATAAATTTACCGACTGGGCCGATCTTGATAAAGCAACGGTTACCGTTGCGGCAACTCTTGGAACGACACAGGAAAAGCAGGTCAAACAGTTTTTTCCAAATGCAAAATACAAAATTGTCGAAGCCCCAGCGCGTGATTTCCAAGAGGTTCTAGCTGGCCGTGCCGATGCGCATATCACGTCAAATGTCGAGGCTTATAAGCTGGTGGCGAAATATCCTGAAATGATGGTTGTGCCAGTTTCAGCACCAAAAGCCCCAACACCGATCGCGATGCTGTTGCCGCAGGCTGATCAGGTATGGATCAACTATGTGAACACATGGATTACGTTGAAAACCGAACGTGGCTTCTTTGCCGAGCTTGGCCGAAAATGGCAGCTTTCTAACTAACCTAGCGCCACATATAAATGTGAAAGGAGGGGCTTTTGCCTCTCTTTTTTTTGCGCAATCGTCGTTACGTTGTTATCACCATTGCCAGATGATCGCCGAACCAAACCCCAGCGGAGACCGACCCATGCTTGTGCTTTATGACCTTGCGATCAGCAGCTATGGCTGCAAAACCCGCATTCTGCTTCGTCATAAGGGGCTGGAATGGAAAAGCCTTGCCCCACCAGATGGCTATGGCAGCCCCGCCTATTGCAAGATTGTGCCGTCGGGAACCATTCCGGCATTGCTGCATGACGGGCTTACGCTTGCCGAGTCTGATGCGATTGCCGAATATCTGAATGAGCTGGCACCGCTGCCGGCGATGCTGCCTCTATCCATGCAGGACCGCGCCAGAATCCGCGCAATATCACGCTTTCATGACACGCGCATCGAACCCCTGTTGCGCGCTTATTTTGGGCAGGTAGCCCCGGCTAATCGCAATCCTGATTTCATTGCCGAAAATGCGGCATTGCTGCAACGCCGCTTTGACCAGCTTGCACAGATGGTAACGCCGTCACCGTTATTAGATGGCACCGATCTCAGCCTTGCCGATTGCGGCTTTGCGCCCAGCTTTGCGATTTTAAATTGCCTTCGGGGCGTGCTTGGATTTGAGCTTGATCTGCCATCATCAATCACCACCTATGCGGCTAATTTATGCGCGCATCCGTCGGTTCGGGACGAGTATAAAGCCTATGTGACGGCGCTTGATGACTGGGCAGCGGCCAAGCTAGCCAGCTAGATAACACCCATTGACGCTGAATTCATTTCGCGCCTAGGGTGAAGGCATCTAGGGGTCAAACGATCCTATTTCGATTGATTTGATTCCGCCTCAACGATGCCGGTAAACTATGCAATTGTCTCTGGCCTTTCAAAATTTGCCGCCGCAGATGCGCGCCACAATCTTGATGGTTGCGGCGCTTTTCATGTTTACCTCTATGGGCATCTTTATCCGCCTATCTGCCGCCGGTCTACCGGTAATCGAAGTCGTATTTTTCCGCAATGCGCTGGCGATGGTTTTGTTGCTGCCGCTCATTATGCGGATGGGCAGATCAAGCATCCGAATGCAGAAACCAAAATTATTTTTTCTGCGCGCCCTGATTAATTTTGGCGGTATGTTTTGTGGCTTTACAGCCTTGACGCTAATTCCGCTGGCACAGATGACGGCACTTGGCTTTACCGGCCCATTATTTGTTACCATTGGCGCGGTATTATTCCTTGGCGAAGTGATCCGGGCACGACGCATTGCGGCAATTGCGGTCGGGTTTCTTGGAACATTGATCATCCTACAGCCCGGCTTTGCCGAAATTTCGGTTGGCGCGATGATGGCACTTGCCAGCGCGCTATCAATTGCGATGGCATCATTGATCGTCAAGAAACTAACCGCAACTGAAACCCCCGAAGCGATCGTATTCTGGATGGTGGCAATGCAGGCCCCGCTGGCGCTAATACCGGCAATGGGCGTCTGGCAATGGCCCAGCCTTGAGAACTGGATCTATCTATGGGCGATGGCACTGTCCGGAACGATTGCGCATCTATGCTTTACCCGCGCCTATCGACTGGTCGATATTACCGCCTTACAGCCGCTGGAATTTATCAAGCTGCCATTTGCTGTGTGTCTTGCTTGGATTGTCTTTGGTGAATGGCCCGGCTTGTGGACATGGGTTGGCGGTGCAGTCATTTTTGCGTCAACCGTATATATCACCCAGCGCGAGGCACGCGCCAAAAAATCATTGCGGCCGAATGCTGGCATCAAGGAGTCAAAATTATAAACCCGAAAACTGCCCAAAAAGCTGCCCAGAAAAGCAGCTAGTTGAGTGGCTAAGTCGAGGAGTGGCAGCCAGCAGGTCTAGGCCGTCTCAACCGCCCAGTAAAGTGGCGTACCACAATCGAAAATCGTCAGGTTTCCGTCTGGCGTGGTGCGGCTTTGTGGATAGATCACCGGCGTATCCTGCTTTATCAGGGTCATCCGGCTTTCATTGACCGGCAGGCGGTAAAATGCTGGCCCATGTAGCGAGGTAAAGCCTTCCAAACGGTCAAGCGCATCTTCGGCCTCAAACACATGGGCAAGACATGACATGGTGTTTGGTGCCGTGTAAATACCGGCACAGCCACAGGCCATAAGTTTGGCCGCGTCAAGATGCGGTGCGCTGTCAGTACCAAGGAAGAAACTGCTATCGCCAGAAACTGCCGCCGCGACTAATGCACGGCGATGGCTTTCACGCTTTGCCACAGGCAGGCAATAATAATGCGGGCGAATTCCGCCTGCCAGAATGTGATTTCGATTAATAAATAAATGATGCGTTGTAATCGTGGCAGCGATATTAGCACCGGCAGATTTGACGTAATCGACACCGTCACTGGTCGTCACATGTTCCAGCACCACCCGCAAATCAGGGATGCGATTGCGTAACGGTTCCAGCACAGTTTCAATAAATACCGCCTCGCGATCAAAAATATCAACCTGCGGGTCGGTCACTTCACCATGCACACAAAGCGGCAAACCAATTTCGGCCATTACGTCTAGCACCGCGATTACCTTGTCCAGATCACGCACACCCGATGCCGAATTGGTGGTCGCTCCAGCCGGATACAGCTTGACCGCATGGATCAGTCCAGCCTTTGCCGCCGCCACAACATCGTCCGGCTGGGTTGTCTCTGTTAGATAAAGCGTCATCAACGGCGTGAAATCATGAGCGGGATTTACACATCCCATAATCCGTTCACGATAGGCCGCCGCATCGGCGCCTGTTACCACCGGCGGAACCAGATTCGGCATTATGATGGCGCGGCCGAAATGACGCGATGTATCATCAATAACCGCTGCAAGCATGGCCCCATCACGAAGGTGCAAATGCCAATCATCCGGGCGGCGAATGGTCAGGAAAGTCATGGTAACGAACCCCAGCAAAAACCCTGATATTTAATCAGGTGATGAAACAAAAACAGGCTGTCATTAACGCAACAAGCCCCAGAAATACCCGCATCACACATAACAGCATCACGTGGCAAAATCTACACTGGCTGATGCTGACAATTTATCAGTTCTGCCAGCGTTGCTGTTTATCGGTTATACTAACCACTAGGTTTTATGGCGCATATGTTATATTATAACATTATCTATTTTGATGATCAGGCCTAGGCTTTTTATGACGCGCGAACCCAATGATTTAATCACCCTCGAGAATGCCGGTGTCAGGCGTGATAATCGCTGGCTGGTGCGCGGCATTGATTTGCGCATGCGCGCTGGCGAGATCGTAACCATCATTGGCCCGAACGGCGCTGGCAAAAGCACCACCGCGCAGCTGGTTGTCGGTACATTGCGTGCCAGTGAAGGGCGCGTTCTGCGCCAAACTGGGTTGCGTGTTGGCTATGTGCCGCAAAAACTGCATATTGATCCAGCGTTGCCAATGCGGGTGAACCGGCTTTTGGACCTGACCGCCATGGTCTCCGTTGAAGCGAAACGGCGCGCCCTTGATGCGGTTGGCATTTTGCACCTTGGCGATGCATTTGTGCAGGATTTATCGGGCGGTGAATTTCAGCGCGCATTGCTGGCCCGTGCGATGGTGCGCCAGCCCAATCTTCTGGTGCTGGACGAGCCGGTTCAAGGTGTTGATTTCGCGAGTGAGGTCATGCTGTATAATCTTATCAAACAGATTCGCGATACCACAGGTTGCGGCGTTCTGATGATTTCGCATGATTTACATATTGTGATGGCTGACACTGATACTGTTCTCTGTTTGAACGGTCATATCTGTTGTAGCGGCAGCCCGGATTCGGTTGTCAGCAATCCAGAATATCTGCGGTTATTCGGCGCGCATGATACTGCAGCGCTGGCAGTTTATCAGCATGACCATGACCATATCCATCTTCCCGATGGTACGGTTCAGCATGCCGACGGGTCAATCAGCACGGGTTGCCAGCCTGAGCAAAGCGATGACTTGCGGCGCGGGCATGATCATGTTTGACGATTTTTTCATCCGCGCGCTGTTTGCGGGCATCGGTCTGGCGGTTATTGTTGGGCCGCTCGGCTGTTTGATTATCTGGCGCAAAATGGCCTTTTTCGGCGACACCTTAGCGCATGCGGCGCTGCTGGGAATTGCCTTGGCGATCCTTATTGATATTTCGCCCCTCGTTGGCGTTCCGCTCGTGACGCTGGCAAGCTGTATTGCGCTGATGATTGCCAAACGCACACCCAGCCTTTCATCCGATACGATCTTGGCAATATTGGCACATTCGACATTGGCGCTTGGGCTGGTGCTAATCTCACTTACAGGCGGTCGCAGCCTCGATGTGAACGGGCTTTTATTTGGTGATATTTTGGCAGTTGATACCACCGACCTTTTGGTGATTTACGCTGGCGGCGGCGCAATATTGGCAATTATTATCTGGCAATGGCGACGCCTGATTGCGGCGACGTTAAGTCCGGAAATCGCCGAGGCTGAAGGCCTGTCTCCACAGCGGGCTGAATGGCTGTTTATGATGCTGATTGCCCTGGTGGTCTCGATTGCGGTCAAGCTTGTTGGCGTGTTGCTGATCACCGCGCTGATGATCATTCCGGCGGCGGCGGCGCGGCGACTGGTCAGCAGCCCCGAAATGATGGCTGGATTGGCGTCATTGCTTGGCGTGATCGGGGTGATTGCCGGGCTTTATGGCTCGGCCGAATTTGACATACCATCGGGCCCTGCCATTATTCTGGCTGGTGGATTGTTATTGCTTGGCCTCAGCTTTGTGCCACGCCGACGGCCGGCCAATGCCAATATGCGCCCCCACACCCATCAAGACGAGGTAGGCCATGACGCAAAATGAGACCCTTGTTTATACCCTGCTATGTCAGGCTGACCGGCCGTTAAGCGCGTATAATATTCTTGACGCGCTTCGTGATAAGGGCATCCGCGCGCCGCTTCAGGTTTACCGCGCGCTAGGCAAGCTGGTGGAACGCGGCGCGGTTCACCGGATTGAAAGTGTAAACGGCTTTGTCGCATGCCAATTGCATGATTGCGGCGGCAGTGAGG
Proteins encoded in this region:
- a CDS encoding acyl-CoA synthetase — protein: MTNPYDIGLDQNPANYQPLTPLTFLERAAMVFPAQTAVIHGKLRRDYASLYARCRQLASVLAAAGLGRGDTVSVMLLNTPAMIEAHYGVPMSGAVLHSLNTRLDAATIAFQLDHAETKILITDIALLPRIREALARAKTSPRLVVYDDPEFSGEAPSYDEIEYENFIAAGDADFVWKMPDDEWDAISINYTSGTTGDPKGVVYHHRGAYLLAQGNALTASMKKHAVYLWTLPMFHCNGWCFPWTISAISGTHVCLRDVRAEDIWKAILDHRVSHMCGAPIVMSLVVAGKPDSAKLDYEVEFFTAAAPPPEAVLAAMKQAGFNVTHLYGLTETYGPSVVNDWNPSWDQLDNAKQAALKARQGVRYLALEGLDVVDAETMAPVPRDGTTIGEVVMRGNVVMKGYFKNPTSTDRAFAGGWFHSGDLGVVHPDGYVQLKDRSKDIIISGGENISSIEVEDALYKHPAVASVAVVAMPHEKWGETPCAFIEMADGKTATPDELREWCRQNLAGYKVPSEFRFEPIPKTSTGKIQKYALRQRLVGDVTSG
- a CDS encoding enoyl-CoA hydratase, yielding MAGTKNPKASDRLQSEHKADGILRLTLNDPGRRNALSEAMLDQLGAALADAAVDARVRVIILAANGPAFCAGHDLKEMTAGRAHADSGEAYFTDVLKRCSSVMMSILQNPKPVIAEVAATATAAGCQLVASCDLAYAAASARFSTPGVHIGLFCSTPMVALSRNVGAKHAMEMLLTGDMVAADRAAEIGLINAVVDDAELGDHVNAIAQKIASKSPVTLAIGKSAFYAQRELSIADAYDYASRVMVENMLHRDAAEGISAFIEKRDPKW
- a CDS encoding amino acid ABC transporter permease codes for the protein MLFRLLGLAALLGLGGCSGNWGWYVVNPATETGRRNLSFLIDGLYFTIGLSVTAILISICLGLMVALPGLSRRRAPKAINRVYVELVRAIPILVLILWVYYGLPQVASLSISVFWAGVLALAISDSAFQAEIFRAGIQSIDRGQYEAAHSVSLNYRDTMRYVILPQAIKRILPALGNQLVYMLKMSSLVSVIGMQELTRRANELVVTEYRPLEIYTVLVLEYLVVILIVSAGVRWLERRLETS
- a CDS encoding amino acid ABC transporter ATP-binding protein is translated as MSAPTQKPFIQISNVSKYFGTFQALDNVSLNITLGQKLVICGPSGSGKSTLIRCVNRLEQHEAGEIRIDGTLVDDSPSGREALRNNVGMVFQQFNLFPHLTILENLMLGPVRARKLPEAEARELAMNYLERVKIPEQLDKYPGQLSGGQQQRVAIARALCMAPKIMLFDEPTSALDPEMIAEVLDVIEELADSGMTMICVTHEMGFARQVADIMLFMDHGRIVEMGPPKTFFTAPESDRCKLFLSQILRH
- a CDS encoding transporter substrate-binding domain-containing protein, which produces MRLLRIVTTFFAVIMMSASAQAASALNEILSGGVLKVGTTGDWNPMTMKDTATNSYTGYDIDVMTELAKDLGVKVEFVPTDWKTLVSGVTSGKYHMTGSASISPSRAKAAGYSNSYFSLATVPLTLKKNADKFTDWADLDKATVTVAATLGTTQEKQVKQFFPNAKYKIVEAPARDFQEVLAGRADAHITSNVEAYKLVAKYPEMMVVPVSAPKAPTPIAMLLPQADQVWINYVNTWITLKTERGFFAELGRKWQLSN
- a CDS encoding glutathione S-transferase family protein; translation: MLVLYDLAISSYGCKTRILLRHKGLEWKSLAPPDGYGSPAYCKIVPSGTIPALLHDGLTLAESDAIAEYLNELAPLPAMLPLSMQDRARIRAISRFHDTRIEPLLRAYFGQVAPANRNPDFIAENAALLQRRFDQLAQMVTPSPLLDGTDLSLADCGFAPSFAILNCLRGVLGFELDLPSSITTYAANLCAHPSVRDEYKAYVTALDDWAAAKLAS
- a CDS encoding DMT family transporter, giving the protein MQLSLAFQNLPPQMRATILMVAALFMFTSMGIFIRLSAAGLPVIEVVFFRNALAMVLLLPLIMRMGRSSIRMQKPKLFFLRALINFGGMFCGFTALTLIPLAQMTALGFTGPLFVTIGAVLFLGEVIRARRIAAIAVGFLGTLIILQPGFAEISVGAMMALASALSIAMASLIVKKLTATETPEAIVFWMVAMQAPLALIPAMGVWQWPSLENWIYLWAMALSGTIAHLCFTRAYRLVDITALQPLEFIKLPFAVCLAWIVFGEWPGLWTWVGGAVIFASTVYITQREARAKKSLRPNAGIKESKL
- the pyrC gene encoding dihydroorotase, with the translated sequence MTFLTIRRPDDWHLHLRDGAMLAAVIDDTSRHFGRAIIMPNLVPPVVTGADAAAYRERIMGCVNPAHDFTPLMTLYLTETTQPDDVVAAAKAGLIHAVKLYPAGATTNSASGVRDLDKVIAVLDVMAEIGLPLCVHGEVTDPQVDIFDREAVFIETVLEPLRNRIPDLRVVLEHVTTSDGVDYVKSAGANIAATITTHHLFINRNHILAGGIRPHYYCLPVAKRESHRRALVAAAVSGDSSFFLGTDSAPHLDAAKLMACGCAGIYTAPNTMSCLAHVFEAEDALDRLEGFTSLHGPAFYRLPVNESRMTLIKQDTPVIYPQSRTTPDGNLTIFDCGTPLYWAVETA
- a CDS encoding ATP-binding cassette domain-containing protein, yielding MTREPNDLITLENAGVRRDNRWLVRGIDLRMRAGEIVTIIGPNGAGKSTTAQLVVGTLRASEGRVLRQTGLRVGYVPQKLHIDPALPMRVNRLLDLTAMVSVEAKRRALDAVGILHLGDAFVQDLSGGEFQRALLARAMVRQPNLLVLDEPVQGVDFASEVMLYNLIKQIRDTTGCGVLMISHDLHIVMADTDTVLCLNGHICCSGSPDSVVSNPEYLRLFGAHDTAALAVYQHDHDHIHLPDGTVQHADGSISTGCQPEQSDDLRRGHDHV
- a CDS encoding metal ABC transporter permease; protein product: MFDDFFIRALFAGIGLAVIVGPLGCLIIWRKMAFFGDTLAHAALLGIALAILIDISPLVGVPLVTLASCIALMIAKRTPSLSSDTILAILAHSTLALGLVLISLTGGRSLDVNGLLFGDILAVDTTDLLVIYAGGGAILAIIIWQWRRLIAATLSPEIAEAEGLSPQRAEWLFMMLIALVVSIAVKLVGVLLITALMIIPAAAARRLVSSPEMMAGLASLLGVIGVIAGLYGSAEFDIPSGPAIILAGGLLLLGLSFVPRRRPANANMRPHTHQDEVGHDAK
- a CDS encoding Fur family transcriptional regulator, with the protein product MTQNETLVYTLLCQADRPLSAYNILDALRDKGIRAPLQVYRALGKLVERGAVHRIESVNGFVACQLHDCGGSEVSIFMLCTQCERANEFTDASIDKTLQALGDDRKFQAAHKVIEITGLCADCRSV